One Haloterrigena salifodinae DNA window includes the following coding sequences:
- a CDS encoding SHOCT domain-containing protein: MGSESGGRSYTLTEIFAIKFVLADVLIIAALLLAGPLWALGLTALFVASTFLIWYLTRRSERADAHRAAEREWDAAEAASERTADASDPVTRLQERYADGELSEAEFEAKLDRLIESNERADAAGLETEELELERSQ; encoded by the coding sequence ATGGGCAGCGAAAGCGGCGGCCGAAGCTACACGCTGACGGAAATCTTCGCCATCAAGTTCGTCCTGGCCGACGTGCTGATCATCGCCGCCTTGCTACTGGCGGGGCCGCTGTGGGCGCTCGGCCTCACCGCGCTGTTCGTGGCCAGCACGTTCCTCATCTGGTATCTCACCCGTCGCAGCGAGCGAGCCGACGCCCACCGTGCGGCCGAGCGGGAGTGGGACGCCGCGGAGGCCGCATCCGAACGCACGGCGGATGCGAGCGACCCCGTCACGAGACTGCAGGAGCGGTACGCCGACGGCGAACTCTCCGAAGCGGAGTTCGAGGCGAAACTGGATCGGCTGATCGAGTCCAACGAGCGGGCCGACGCCGCCGGACTCGAGACCGAGGAACTCGAACTCGAGCGGTCGCAGTAA
- a CDS encoding MFS transporter — protein MALRETVDRLRGYDVLVLTAAIWFLAKFLRYAFPPLFDSFGASYGVSNAVLGTAYTGLMLVYAAMQFPSGVLADRFGSVGVITAGVVVAAVAALALVVDSPFLVLVGAMLVMGAGTGAHKTVAVRLLSRAYPERTGRALGVLDTFGAFGGVVAPAVIVAVASVSFPLGDSWRLLFLGAGLLGLGLGAAFRVRVPRRLPNDSASDAATAAVSAGGIGQYTTLLRDPRFAVFALLTVLFSFTYNGFVAFAPLYLTQEAGLTDATASLLYSALFLASLVQLVTGDLSDRVGRLPLIVGTLGIASVSLTALIVLTGTAGPLVLGAALVAVGIGSHGFRPVRGAYLMSAIPDDVAGGGLGVVRTLLMAAGAIAPAIVGTLSEVAGFRPAFGLLAVSVAAATALGAVLWLLE, from the coding sequence ATGGCGCTTCGCGAGACAGTCGACCGACTCCGCGGCTACGACGTCCTCGTCCTGACGGCGGCGATCTGGTTTCTCGCGAAGTTCCTTCGCTACGCCTTCCCGCCGCTGTTCGACTCGTTTGGGGCGAGTTACGGCGTCTCGAACGCGGTTCTCGGGACCGCCTACACCGGTCTGATGCTCGTCTACGCGGCCATGCAGTTTCCCTCCGGCGTGCTCGCGGATCGTTTTGGCTCAGTGGGCGTTATCACCGCGGGCGTCGTCGTCGCGGCCGTCGCCGCCCTCGCGCTGGTCGTCGACTCGCCGTTTCTCGTCCTCGTCGGCGCGATGCTCGTCATGGGCGCCGGCACCGGCGCACACAAGACCGTCGCCGTTCGGCTGCTGTCGCGGGCCTACCCCGAGCGAACGGGCCGCGCCCTCGGCGTGCTCGACACGTTCGGCGCCTTCGGGGGCGTCGTCGCGCCGGCCGTGATCGTCGCCGTCGCGAGCGTCTCGTTCCCGTTGGGCGATAGCTGGCGGCTGCTCTTCCTGGGCGCCGGGCTGCTCGGCCTCGGACTCGGCGCGGCGTTTCGGGTACGCGTTCCGCGACGCCTCCCGAACGACTCCGCGAGCGACGCCGCTACGGCCGCCGTCTCGGCCGGCGGCATCGGACAGTACACGACGCTCCTTCGGGACCCGCGGTTCGCGGTGTTCGCGCTGCTGACGGTGCTGTTCTCGTTTACCTACAACGGGTTCGTCGCGTTCGCCCCGCTGTATCTCACGCAGGAGGCGGGGCTGACTGACGCGACGGCGAGCCTGCTCTACAGCGCCCTCTTCCTCGCGAGCCTCGTCCAACTCGTCACCGGCGATCTCAGCGACCGGGTCGGACGACTCCCGCTCATCGTCGGCACGCTCGGGATCGCGTCGGTCTCCCTGACCGCTCTCATCGTCTTGACCGGGACGGCCGGGCCACTGGTTCTCGGCGCGGCACTCGTCGCGGTCGGGATCGGCTCCCACGGCTTCCGGCCCGTCAGGGGGGCTTACCTGATGTCGGCGATCCCCGACGACGTCGCCGGCGGCGGGCTCGGCGTCGTCCGGACGCTGCTGATGGCGGCCGGGGCGATCGCCCCCGCGATCGTCGGCACGCTCTCGGAAGTCGCCGGCTTCCGGCCCGCGTTCGGTCTCCTCGCGGTGTCGGTCGCCGCCGCCACGGCGCTCGGTGCCGTGCTCTGGCTGCTCGAGTAG
- a CDS encoding M20 family metallopeptidase, producing the protein MDGDRNSPESVRTYLRDNPRELLETTREIVAADTRNPPGNTRELVDRLIDEFESLGFDCDRFGVDPMKPNVVATLPGADEFTLLYNGHVDTVPFTAAEWDRDPLGEIDGDRLYGRGTNDMKGAIGAMIQVARAYARTDTEPPVTLQFALVSDEEVWGDIGLADRFAADRLDPDACIVGEATGRTDVNSVAVGDRGYVWPTIEYEGRAAHGSRPVLGENAIDGLYEILRTCRRRLRELDVPTDGIDDEILAESVAYYACYLDEASARALFHSPTVNLGRFSGGDAVNTVPSSARADLDVRVLPTVNPEAIVSRIRDCLEDREAATITDIAWTAGSYTDPESAIVRATTDVVEDVVPTPVYRRFATGGGDAQVFRDAGVPTVEFATGTGTAHAVDEYTTVDKLLRNAIAYAQVPFAIDRERDG; encoded by the coding sequence ATGGACGGCGATCGGAACTCGCCCGAGTCGGTACGGACGTATCTCCGGGACAATCCGCGGGAACTCCTCGAGACCACCCGCGAAATCGTGGCGGCGGACACCCGGAACCCGCCCGGGAACACGCGGGAACTCGTCGACCGATTGATCGACGAGTTCGAGTCGCTGGGATTCGACTGCGACCGGTTCGGCGTCGACCCGATGAAACCGAACGTCGTCGCGACGCTGCCCGGTGCCGACGAGTTCACCCTGCTGTACAACGGGCACGTCGATACGGTGCCGTTCACCGCCGCGGAGTGGGACCGCGATCCGCTCGGCGAGATCGACGGCGATCGCCTGTACGGCCGCGGGACGAACGATATGAAGGGCGCGATCGGGGCGATGATTCAGGTCGCCCGCGCATACGCTCGTACCGACACCGAACCGCCGGTGACCCTGCAGTTCGCCCTCGTGAGCGACGAGGAGGTCTGGGGCGATATCGGGCTGGCCGATCGGTTCGCCGCCGATCGGCTGGATCCCGACGCCTGTATCGTCGGCGAGGCCACCGGGCGGACCGACGTCAACTCGGTCGCGGTCGGCGACCGGGGCTACGTCTGGCCGACGATCGAGTACGAGGGCCGGGCCGCCCACGGCTCGCGGCCGGTGCTCGGCGAGAACGCGATCGACGGACTCTACGAGATCCTACGGACCTGTCGCCGACGCCTCCGCGAGTTAGACGTGCCGACGGACGGAATCGACGACGAGATCCTCGCCGAGAGCGTCGCCTACTACGCCTGCTATCTGGACGAGGCGTCCGCCAGAGCGCTGTTCCACTCGCCGACCGTCAACCTCGGTCGGTTCAGCGGGGGCGACGCGGTCAACACCGTCCCCTCGAGCGCTCGGGCCGACCTCGACGTCCGCGTGCTCCCGACGGTCAATCCCGAGGCGATCGTCTCGAGAATTCGCGACTGCCTCGAGGACCGGGAGGCCGCGACAATCACGGACATCGCGTGGACGGCGGGGTCGTATACGGATCCGGAGTCCGCAATCGTCCGCGCGACGACCGACGTCGTCGAGGACGTCGTTCCGACGCCGGTCTATCGACGGTTCGCGACGGGCGGAGGCGACGCCCAGGTTTTTCGGGACGCCGGCGTCCCGACGGTCGAGTTCGCGACCGGAACGGGGACGGCACACGCGGTCGACGAGTACACGACCGTCGACAAACTCCTGCGAAACGCGATTGCGTACGCGCAGGTGCCGTTCGCGATCGATCGGGAACGGGACGGGTGA
- a CDS encoding MOSC domain-containing protein → MVHLERIRIRPVASLDAISVSERTLIDRGPAWERRYTIVERTPGSDARPAPVTAEREPRLRRLETTYDLERETVTVRERGSDETATFHLNLDRECFASWLSEYLGYPVEIVRTGESGGPDAAVPSGPTVVSVETLETVAEWYDEIDADELCRRVQPTLVIGGAPPFWEDRLYGRADRIVPVEVGSTTLYGTAPSQLCGVSARDPETGAQTDGFRETFVKRRRATLPDWATAVRFDHYFRLLSETRVPQASVGTTLSVDEPVTVREPVPSPTPAD, encoded by the coding sequence ATGGTACACCTCGAGCGGATTCGGATTCGGCCGGTCGCGTCCCTCGATGCGATCTCGGTTTCGGAACGGACGCTCATCGACCGCGGACCGGCGTGGGAGCGGCGGTATACGATCGTCGAGCGAACGCCGGGAAGCGACGCCCGACCCGCGCCGGTCACCGCGGAACGCGAACCCCGACTCCGCAGGCTCGAGACGACGTACGACCTCGAGCGAGAGACGGTGACGGTCCGCGAACGAGGAAGCGACGAGACCGCGACCTTCCACCTCAACCTCGATCGGGAGTGTTTCGCCTCGTGGCTCTCGGAGTACCTCGGCTACCCAGTCGAGATCGTTCGCACCGGCGAGAGCGGCGGCCCGGACGCCGCAGTTCCGTCGGGACCGACGGTCGTCAGCGTCGAGACGCTCGAGACGGTCGCCGAGTGGTACGACGAGATCGACGCCGACGAACTCTGTCGTCGCGTCCAGCCGACGCTCGTCATCGGCGGCGCCCCGCCGTTCTGGGAGGACCGACTCTACGGGCGGGCCGACCGGATCGTTCCCGTCGAGGTCGGGTCGACGACGCTGTACGGGACCGCGCCGTCGCAACTGTGCGGCGTCTCGGCGCGCGACCCTGAAACCGGCGCGCAAACCGACGGGTTTCGGGAGACGTTCGTCAAGCGCCGCCGCGCGACGCTACCTGACTGGGCGACCGCGGTGCGGTTCGACCACTACTTCCGGCTGTTGTCCGAAACGCGAGTCCCGCAGGCGTCGGTGGGGACGACGCTCTCGGTCGACGAGCCGGTCACCGTCAGGGAGCCCGTCCCATCCCCGACGCCGGCTGACTGA
- a CDS encoding HAD-IIA family hydrolase, whose product MTDYEAAILDVDGTIVRGEELLPNATNGLRDLEDAGVDRLLFSNNPTRGSDHYGAKLEPHGIDVDPATVLTSATVSAEYLATTHPDATVYLVGSDRLRAILEEATVGLTDDPDAADVVLGSFDEEFTFGTLWESLRALEGDVPFYGTDPDATIPIDDGEIPGSGAILAAMEAVAGREPDAILGKPSSVAAAAAMDRLNAAPDRTLVVGDRLNTDIALGERAGMTTALVLTGVTDRADVESSEIQPDHVLESLADVATLL is encoded by the coding sequence ATGACCGACTACGAGGCGGCGATCCTCGACGTCGACGGCACGATCGTCCGCGGTGAGGAGTTGCTCCCGAACGCCACCAACGGCCTCCGCGACCTCGAGGACGCCGGCGTCGATCGACTCCTGTTCTCGAACAACCCGACGCGCGGCAGCGATCACTACGGGGCGAAACTCGAGCCCCACGGGATCGACGTCGATCCGGCGACCGTCCTCACCTCGGCGACGGTCTCGGCGGAGTACCTCGCGACGACCCATCCCGATGCGACGGTCTACCTCGTCGGCAGCGATCGGCTCCGGGCCATCCTCGAGGAGGCGACCGTCGGATTGACCGACGACCCCGACGCCGCGGATGTCGTCCTGGGCTCGTTCGACGAGGAGTTCACCTTCGGCACGCTCTGGGAGTCGCTGCGAGCCCTCGAAGGCGACGTCCCCTTCTACGGGACCGATCCGGACGCGACGATCCCGATCGACGACGGCGAGATTCCCGGCTCCGGGGCGATCCTCGCTGCGATGGAGGCCGTCGCGGGCCGGGAGCCCGACGCGATCCTCGGGAAACCCTCGTCGGTCGCCGCGGCGGCGGCGATGGACCGCCTGAACGCCGCTCCCGACCGGACGCTGGTCGTCGGCGACCGCCTCAACACGGACATCGCGTTGGGAGAGCGAGCCGGCATGACGACGGCGCTCGTGTTGACCGGCGTGACCGACCGAGCCGATGTCGAGTCGTCCGAGATCCAGCCCGATCACGTCCTCGAGTCGCTGGCTGACGTCGCGACGCTGCTGTAG
- a CDS encoding rubrerythrin-like domain-containing protein, with protein sequence MTVAEQLEYECVACGHRETVADALVSTCRRCGGEMRNVDPIRE encoded by the coding sequence ATGACAGTAGCCGAGCAGCTCGAGTACGAGTGTGTGGCGTGCGGGCACCGCGAGACGGTCGCCGACGCGCTCGTCAGCACCTGTCGGCGGTGCGGGGGCGAGATGCGAAACGTCGACCCGATCCGCGAGTAA
- a CDS encoding enoyl-CoA hydratase-related protein yields the protein MALGEAVHLEIEADGPATITLDQPDRRNALSEAISTGISEALDEIEGSDARIVRIEGSGGSFSAGGDIERMVEGIENDVPADERVRRLERSTNALIGRVAKFPIPTVAVIDGPAVGAGANLAIACDVQLASETAVFGFVFRQVGLSIDAGTSYLLPRIVGENVAKELVLTGDIIDAGRAEEIGLVNHVYGAEEFDERVDEFVEKVVSGPPVALRHANRLVGEGLDKSLEQALTDEATAQGIVFDTADHEEGVDAFLEDREPSFDGR from the coding sequence ATGGCGCTGGGCGAAGCGGTCCACCTCGAGATCGAGGCCGACGGCCCCGCGACGATCACGCTCGACCAACCGGATCGGCGCAACGCCCTCTCGGAGGCGATCAGCACCGGTATCTCCGAAGCGCTCGACGAGATCGAGGGTAGCGACGCTCGAATCGTCCGTATCGAGGGCTCGGGCGGCTCGTTTTCGGCCGGCGGCGACATCGAGCGCATGGTCGAGGGAATCGAAAACGACGTCCCTGCCGACGAGCGGGTGCGCAGGCTCGAGCGCTCGACGAACGCGCTCATCGGGCGAGTGGCGAAGTTCCCGATTCCGACGGTCGCGGTGATCGACGGCCCCGCCGTCGGCGCCGGCGCGAACCTCGCGATCGCCTGCGACGTGCAACTGGCCAGCGAAACGGCCGTCTTCGGCTTCGTCTTCCGGCAGGTCGGGCTGAGCATCGACGCCGGCACGTCCTACCTGCTGCCCCGCATCGTCGGTGAGAACGTCGCCAAGGAACTCGTGTTGACCGGCGACATCATCGACGCCGGCCGCGCCGAAGAAATCGGCCTCGTTAATCACGTCTACGGCGCCGAGGAGTTCGACGAGCGGGTCGACGAGTTCGTCGAGAAGGTCGTCTCCGGCCCGCCGGTCGCGCTTCGACACGCCAATCGGCTGGTGGGCGAAGGGCTCGATAAATCGCTCGAGCAGGCGCTGACCGACGAGGCGACGGCCCAGGGGATCGTCTTCGACACCGCGGATCACGAGGAGGGCGTCGACGCCTTCCTCGAGGACCGCGAGCCGTCGTTCGACGGCCGGTAG
- a CDS encoding acyl-CoA thioesterase, with translation MTDLIETLVENREMVQPNHANMLDTAHGGTVMKWMDEVGAMSAMLFAGETCVTARVNQMNFERPIHVGDTAYITAYVYDAGTSSVKVRLVAEREDLRTREREMTTESYFVYVAIDDEKNPTAVPELTADSEQEVALRQAALEGDGDR, from the coding sequence ATGACCGATCTCATCGAGACGCTCGTCGAGAATCGCGAGATGGTCCAGCCCAACCACGCCAACATGCTCGATACGGCCCACGGCGGCACCGTCATGAAATGGATGGACGAGGTTGGCGCCATGTCCGCGATGCTGTTCGCCGGCGAAACCTGCGTGACGGCCCGCGTCAACCAAATGAACTTCGAGCGGCCGATCCACGTCGGCGACACCGCCTACATCACGGCCTACGTCTACGACGCGGGCACCTCGAGTGTAAAGGTCCGGCTGGTCGCCGAGCGCGAGGACCTGCGGACGCGGGAGCGGGAGATGACGACCGAATCCTACTTCGTCTACGTCGCGATCGACGACGAGAAGAACCCGACGGCGGTGCCCGAGCTGACCGCCGACAGCGAACAGGAAGTAGCACTACGGCAGGCGGCACTCGAGGGCGACGGCGACCGCTGA
- a CDS encoding dCTP deaminase, whose product MSAEHPLAEVVDNLVYEPAQVHEHGIDLTVSAIYEVAAPGRLDFGGDELEDADLEPVPTDLRDPDDEYGWWDLEGGQYVLQHNEFLTDLEEPVQLQPRNELLARGSSHPSMLVASHLPLIPLTVADGGLQIKENARVSTLIPVGGGTARTEPDR is encoded by the coding sequence ATGTCCGCTGAGCATCCGCTCGCCGAGGTCGTCGACAACCTCGTATACGAACCCGCACAGGTCCACGAGCACGGCATCGATCTGACCGTCAGCGCAATCTACGAGGTCGCCGCGCCCGGGCGACTGGATTTCGGCGGCGACGAACTCGAGGACGCCGACCTCGAGCCGGTGCCCACCGATCTTCGCGATCCGGACGACGAGTACGGCTGGTGGGATCTCGAGGGTGGCCAGTACGTCCTCCAGCACAACGAGTTCCTGACCGACCTCGAGGAGCCGGTCCAGCTCCAGCCGCGCAACGAACTGCTGGCTCGGGGCAGCTCCCACCCCTCGATGCTGGTCGCGTCGCACCTACCGCTGATCCCGCTGACCGTCGCCGACGGCGGCCTGCAGATCAAGGAAAACGCACGGGTCTCGACGTTGATTCCGGTCGGCGGCGGGACCGCTCGGACCGAGCCGGATCGCTAA
- a CDS encoding apolipoprotein A-IV repeat region-like domain-containing protein → MGTGLDIGPGALRVAAEPAGDAIESVPPVVVPVDDAAASDLTDDGLSVEREGTTYAVGETAEAVADATGTAPESLFSNGVLAVDGYAESALEALLEDALGNGASDGRLCYTTPGTLVGATEPTAAHREIVESIVAEHAADITPISRGFAVVYDQLAEDNYTGLGICIGPQTTDVALAYYGVPALAFSLAKGSEWIVERAAADTGREPAEIAAVREEFALDPDAASGEVESALAQAHDALIGDLADAIAAEADENDVQQGLAVPIAVAGDGAIEGLEFLLGGRFDAAALPFSVRGVRLADDPAGSAARGALAAAEDNVDAYEDVTWSTAETNGDGDESNGASAGADASRSTTLTFDGDLGGGAGVDRDPADDAIEQLFDRLADRDEEIESVRTDLESAFDDIAYVEERTAEVETVAELDERLEAFANDLRDLEAESETHASDETVDELGDDLEALSTAFEDLETDVDGLATELEADLEAVESGLADDIDELEAELADDLDELESGLETDLETLSETAADERAALEERIEELADDLEGVSDRTNSLDERLETIRTGLERLESETASAADLEDAIATIDRLDETLAAIDEDVDRIDDRLAALDDGLEEQATRIDGVDNRLDDVDDRLADHVEQTDDDLEEFAADIEAVEATVDDELAAVDADLEDVAATIEDEIDALEGELESVDDRISDADGRISDVDDRLEDVIDDVDDRIQGIDDRLEATDDRVGTVADDVTDARETLGARADDLEARLESARETIGDVEATAAGDERVDAVEDDLEELEDSVTSVSERLEDLAERTALEDAVTDLATDLDAAESELADLGEKFDLLEVEVDDRFEATTAEFETTATELEARLDDRTDDVETRLEDAVGSIEDDFATLESRLDRLDEAAPEDDAVAELSDSLAETRETVESATAEVDALGDDLDALETTLTERIDSVETELDDIASDLRSTVAEETDALADRLERVDDRSATVESRLEDVTETVDADVERISARVSEFDDRLESLDETAASADAVATLEESIDAVEGELETLRAASDETREAIDALEADREAALEDVADRVDDLEGQTDALASRVDRLDDRSTRVDDLADRADELDDRTSEHGSRLDRQADSLAAHDDRLESVASEVDDLAAALDATPDETVLESTDDRLDALADQVDGLESALDDVESSTARGERLEALQTDVAELRERVETEAQSHERDESSGTAETVVPIAAGGGGAGVVAGGSLALAGDGTIGAVAVVFGVVLIAGAIAASR, encoded by the coding sequence ATGGGAACGGGTCTCGATATCGGACCGGGAGCGCTCAGGGTGGCCGCGGAACCGGCCGGGGACGCGATCGAATCGGTACCGCCGGTCGTCGTTCCAGTCGACGACGCCGCGGCGAGCGATCTGACGGATGACGGACTGTCCGTGGAGCGAGAGGGAACGACCTACGCAGTCGGCGAGACAGCCGAGGCGGTCGCCGACGCGACCGGCACGGCGCCCGAGTCGCTGTTTTCCAACGGTGTCTTGGCGGTCGACGGCTACGCAGAATCGGCTCTCGAGGCGCTGCTCGAGGACGCGCTCGGGAACGGCGCGAGCGACGGGCGACTCTGCTATACGACGCCGGGGACGCTGGTCGGCGCCACGGAGCCGACCGCGGCCCACCGGGAGATTGTCGAGTCGATCGTCGCCGAGCACGCGGCCGATATCACGCCGATCAGCAGGGGATTCGCCGTCGTCTACGACCAGCTGGCCGAGGACAACTACACCGGGCTCGGCATCTGCATCGGGCCGCAGACGACCGACGTCGCGCTGGCCTACTACGGCGTGCCCGCGTTGGCGTTCTCGCTCGCGAAGGGCAGCGAGTGGATCGTCGAGCGAGCGGCGGCCGATACCGGCCGCGAGCCGGCGGAGATCGCGGCCGTCCGCGAGGAGTTCGCGCTCGATCCCGACGCCGCGTCGGGCGAGGTCGAGAGCGCGCTCGCGCAGGCCCACGACGCGCTGATCGGCGACCTCGCCGACGCAATCGCGGCCGAGGCCGACGAGAACGACGTGCAACAGGGGCTGGCCGTCCCGATCGCAGTCGCCGGCGACGGCGCGATCGAGGGCCTCGAGTTCCTGCTTGGCGGGCGGTTCGACGCGGCGGCGCTCCCGTTCTCGGTTCGCGGGGTGCGGCTGGCCGACGACCCCGCCGGGAGCGCCGCCCGCGGTGCGCTCGCGGCGGCCGAAGACAACGTCGACGCCTACGAGGACGTCACCTGGTCGACGGCCGAAACCAATGGGGACGGCGACGAGTCGAACGGGGCTTCGGCCGGCGCCGACGCGAGCAGATCGACGACGCTCACCTTCGACGGCGATCTGGGCGGCGGGGCCGGCGTGGACCGCGACCCCGCTGACGACGCCATCGAGCAGCTGTTCGACCGGCTCGCCGACCGCGACGAGGAGATCGAATCGGTCCGAACCGACCTCGAGTCGGCGTTCGATGACATCGCGTACGTCGAGGAGCGGACGGCCGAGGTCGAGACGGTCGCGGAGCTCGACGAGCGCCTCGAGGCGTTCGCCAACGACCTGCGCGACCTCGAAGCCGAGAGCGAGACGCACGCGAGCGACGAAACGGTCGACGAACTGGGGGACGATCTCGAGGCGCTCTCGACGGCCTTCGAGGACTTAGAGACCGACGTCGACGGCCTCGCGACCGAGCTGGAAGCCGACCTCGAGGCGGTCGAATCCGGGTTGGCGGACGATATCGACGAGTTGGAAGCCGAGCTAGCGGATGACCTCGACGAACTGGAGTCCGGACTCGAGACCGACCTCGAGACGCTGTCGGAGACGGCGGCAGACGAACGTGCGGCCCTCGAGGAGCGAATCGAGGAGCTCGCCGACGATCTCGAGGGGGTTTCGGACAGAACGAACTCGCTGGACGAGCGACTCGAGACGATCCGAACGGGCCTAGAGCGGCTCGAGTCGGAGACCGCGTCCGCGGCCGACCTCGAGGACGCGATCGCGACGATCGATCGCCTGGACGAGACGCTCGCGGCGATCGACGAGGACGTCGACCGGATCGACGATCGTCTCGCTGCTCTGGACGACGGCCTCGAGGAGCAGGCGACCCGGATCGACGGCGTTGATAATCGACTCGACGATGTTGACGACCGGCTCGCTGACCACGTCGAACAAACTGATGACGACCTCGAGGAATTCGCGGCAGATATCGAGGCCGTTGAGGCGACGGTCGACGACGAACTGGCTGCCGTCGACGCCGATCTCGAGGACGTGGCAGCGACGATCGAGGACGAAATCGACGCGCTCGAGGGTGAACTCGAGTCGGTCGACGACCGGATCAGCGACGCCGATGGCCGGATCAGCGATGTCGACGACCGGCTTGAGGACGTGATCGATGACGTCGACGATCGAATTCAGGGCATCGACGATCGGCTCGAGGCGACCGACGACCGCGTCGGGACGGTGGCCGACGACGTCACCGACGCCCGCGAGACGCTGGGTGCCCGAGCCGACGATCTGGAGGCGCGCCTGGAGAGCGCTCGGGAGACGATCGGGGACGTCGAGGCGACGGCGGCCGGCGACGAACGGGTCGACGCCGTCGAAGACGACCTCGAAGAACTCGAAGACAGTGTCACGAGCGTCTCGGAGCGACTCGAGGACCTCGCGGAGCGGACGGCGCTCGAGGATGCGGTCACCGACCTCGCGACCGACCTCGACGCCGCCGAGAGCGAACTCGCCGATCTCGGCGAGAAGTTCGACTTGCTCGAAGTGGAGGTCGACGACCGGTTCGAGGCGACGACCGCCGAATTCGAAACGACGGCGACCGAACTCGAGGCGCGACTCGACGACCGGACGGACGACGTCGAGACGAGACTCGAGGACGCAGTCGGATCGATCGAAGACGATTTCGCGACGCTCGAGTCGCGCCTCGATCGCCTCGACGAAGCGGCTCCGGAGGATGACGCGGTCGCCGAACTGTCCGATTCGCTCGCGGAGACGCGGGAGACGGTCGAATCGGCGACCGCGGAGGTCGACGCCCTCGGAGACGACCTCGACGCGCTCGAGACGACGCTGACGGAGCGAATCGACTCGGTCGAGACGGAACTCGACGACATCGCGTCCGACCTCCGATCGACGGTGGCTGAAGAGACCGACGCGCTCGCGGACCGTCTCGAGCGGGTCGACGATCGCTCGGCGACCGTCGAGAGCCGACTCGAGGACGTTACCGAAACCGTCGACGCCGACGTCGAACGAATCTCGGCGCGCGTCTCGGAATTCGACGACCGCCTCGAGTCCCTCGACGAGACGGCCGCGTCCGCGGACGCCGTCGCGACGCTCGAGGAGTCGATCGACGCCGTCGAGGGAGAGCTCGAAACGCTTCGGGCGGCGTCCGACGAAACGCGCGAGGCGATCGACGCCCTCGAGGCCGACCGCGAGGCGGCGCTGGAGGACGTCGCGGATCGCGTCGACGATCTCGAGGGCCAGACCGACGCGCTTGCGAGCCGAGTCGATCGACTCGACGACCGCTCGACGCGAGTCGACGACCTGGCCGACCGCGCGGACGAACTCGATGACCGGACGAGCGAGCACGGGTCGCGGCTCGATCGACAGGCCGATTCGCTCGCGGCCCACGACGACCGCCTTGAGTCGGTCGCGAGCGAGGTCGACGACCTCGCAGCAGCCCTCGACGCGACGCCAGACGAGACGGTCCTCGAGTCGACGGACGATCGACTGGACGCGCTCGCGGATCAGGTGGACGGACTCGAGTCGGCGCTCGACGATGTGGAGTCGTCGACGGCCCGCGGAGAGCGACTCGAGGCGCTACAGACGGACGTCGCCGAGTTGCGAGAGCGCGTCGAGACGGAAGCGCAATCCCACGAACGGGACGAGTCGTCCGGAACGGCGGAGACGGTCGTTCCGATCGCTGCCGGCGGTGGCGGCGCCGGCGTCGTCGCCGGCGGCTCGCTCGCGCTCGCGGGCGACGGGACGATCGGCGCCGTCGCCGTCGTGTTCGGCGTCGTCCTGATCGCCGGCGCTATCGCGGCGAGTCGGTAA
- a CDS encoding glycine zipper 2TM domain-containing protein: protein MKERIKRVLLRARYAAIGAAVGAAIGSVFSRNAASTGGAIGAMTGATIADTRETATAVLEEAREQDFVPLSEDADSDSN, encoded by the coding sequence ATGAAGGAACGAATCAAGCGCGTCTTGCTCCGAGCTCGGTACGCCGCGATCGGCGCGGCCGTCGGCGCCGCGATCGGCTCCGTCTTCAGTCGAAACGCCGCGAGTACCGGCGGTGCGATCGGCGCGATGACCGGTGCGACCATCGCTGACACCCGCGAGACGGCAACGGCCGTCCTCGAAGAGGCCAGAGAACAGGACTTCGTGCCGCTGTCGGAAGACGCCGATAGCGACTCGAACTGA